Part of the Haemophilus influenzae genome is shown below.
AGAGCATTATTTGATCGAAAATATTTTCGATATGCAAGCCCGTACGGTAACTTCCACAATGACAACCCGTGAAAACATCGTATATTTAGACCGCACTTTTTCTCGCCAAGAAGTGATGGATACGCTTTCTCGTAATTCCCATTCTAAAATTGTGATTTGTGACAATGGCCTCGACAAAATCTTAGGTTATATCGAATCCCATACTTTGCTCACCATGTATTTGCAAAATGAAAATGTGGTGCTCACAGATCCTAAACTACTCCGTAAAGCCTTATTTGTGCCTGATACGCTTTCTCTTTACGAAGTGTTGGAATTGTTTAAATCTACTGGCGAAGATTTTGCGATTATTGTGAATGAATATGCTCTTGTAGTGGGTATTGTTACGCTAAATGATGTGATGAGTATTGTTATGGGGGAATTGGTTTCTAACGAAGAAGAATATATTGTGAGCCGTGATGAAAACTCGTGGCTGATTGATGGTGCAACGCCATTAGAAGAGGTAACTCGAGTATTAGATATTGCTTATTTTCCCGATGAAGAAAACTACGAAACTATCAGTGGTTTTATGATGTATATGTTACGTAAAATCCCGAAAAAAACCGATTCTGTGGTTTACGGAAAATACAAGTTTGAAGTGATTGATACGGAAAACTTTAAAATCGATCAGATTTTGGTGTCTTTAGTAAAAGAGGCGGAATAATTACCGCCCTTTCTTTAATGCCTTTCAGCCAGTATAATGGCGGCGTTTTATTAACTTTAATCAGGTATGACTATGTTTAAAAAAATCTCTGTTTTATTTTTTACG
Proteins encoded:
- a CDS encoding hemolysin family protein; protein product: MIMELFHTILAIVALILSSAVVSSAEISLASSRKLKLQSLANKGDVRALQVLKLQEHPGRFITVVQILLNMVAILGGGIGESALSPYIADILNRSFEGSWIEPTASTIAFILVTCLFILFADLIPKRIAITYPEMVALSVVGIMNFSMYVFKPLVWFFDTIANVFFRLFRISTVREDGMTSEDIFAVVEAGAEAGVLKTQEHYLIENIFDMQARTVTSTMTTRENIVYLDRTFSRQEVMDTLSRNSHSKIVICDNGLDKILGYIESHTLLTMYLQNENVVLTDPKLLRKALFVPDTLSLYEVLELFKSTGEDFAIIVNEYALVVGIVTLNDVMSIVMGELVSNEEEYIVSRDENSWLIDGATPLEEVTRVLDIAYFPDEENYETISGFMMYMLRKIPKKTDSVVYGKYKFEVIDTENFKIDQILVSLVKEAE